The genome window AAGGCTCTGAAGTAGTCTCATTTGAAGTCGTTTCCTGCGTAACCTTTTCTTTCGTAGTTATTTCTTCTACGTCCGTTCCATCCCTTTCTTGACTATCTGCCCAAACCGAAAATGGAAGAAGTGAAACTATCAGCAAAGTACAAATTAATATAGATACTAATTTTTTCAAATGATTCACATTCGCCCCTCCTTTGTTTACTCAAGATTAATTATTTCATAGGAGGAAGTGGCTAAATGTTCTCAAGGTACAAAAAACAGGACAGTTTGTTACGGAAATGTGAACTATTTTACGTTTATATTCACATAAATGCCATTATTAACAAAAAATAACCAAAATCATTAAATAAATTCAACGATTTTGGTTATTTTATTTATCTTATTCGAATCGATTCGCTTTCAACTAATCTAGCACCCTTTACTTCCTCACCAGATTTTAGTATCTCTGCAATTCGCTTTTTATCAATTTTAGGTTCTTGTAGTAAAAAGAACGGTTTTAGCAAAGCTTCTTCCACTATTTCCACACTTGGTGGATTCTTTTGTATTTGAATTGTAAAAAGTGTACTGTTTATTTTTCTAATTTCCATTCGTTCCATCTCTGTTTGTAAATAGTTTTTTAAATTTTGAACATTATTTTCTAGCGCTTGTTTTCGTTTTAAAAGTCGTTTCGCTTCTATTCCTGCCATTTCAGCATCAGCAGCTAAAGACTTAATAATTTTAACAATATTCTCTGATTTATCATGAAAACTATCAGTAAGCGCATCTAACGTATCTTTCACAGCATCAGTATTATTTTCTTCCAAAAATTCTTGTACTTTTAAATAATTATCGGTTAGTTCATATAATTTCATCGTTCGCACCCTTTCCAAAAAAGGAAAAAGCGCCAAAAGCTATTATATTTTGGTGCTTTCTCATTTTGTTACTAATTTTCCTTGAATAACCATACGTCCTTTTTCATAATCTTTTTCTGTATCGCAAGTTGAAAGTGTTATAATTCGGTCCTTTCCACTGACTTTTACATTTGATTTATACACAGATTGTTGTTTTACTTTTTGCAAATAATCCTCAAAATCCGTTGTTTCCGGAAATTCTGTTTCAATGTAGTAAAAATCCGTCGTCGTTTCATACACAGCAAAGATTTCCACTTCATAATTCGTTAAGCCCGATTCATAGGAAAACGTTGGATGTGCCACCAAAAAATCTTTGTCCAAGTATTTACGTAAATCCGCAAACATGGATCCGTCCTTCATATTATGACCATAAATAATCGTATTTTTATCCAAAAACTCATTCGTATTCCGATAATCTTTAAAAATACTGCCCGCGCGCGCCTTTTCATTTTTATAATTGTGATGTAAATAGTAATCATTATCCTTACTTTGCAAAATCGGATAATCTATTTCCGTATCTGTAATCGTCAGCCACCCAACCATATCTTTATTTAACTTTTGCAAATCTCTAAGTTCATCTCGTACTTCACCATTCACATTTGTAGTAGCGGCATCCTTTGTGTAAACAGCTTTCGCATCATCTAGAATCGTCTGGTTATGCTTATTTTCATACAGTTCCATACCAATTTTCCATCCAGAAAAAAGAAAAACCCCTAACACAACCAAGGTCAAACTTTTCCCCAAAAACGATTTTATTTTCACTCTCTAAAACTCCTTTCGTCTTTGAGGAACAATGTATTTCCCGTTGTTCGCATCGTTTAAAACATCTGCAACTACACCATAAGTTTCAGCAATCAAATCCGTTGTTAGTAATTCTTCTGGTTCTCCTTTTGCAACCACTTCCCCATTTTTCATCACAATCAAATGGTCACTATACATCAGTGCTTGGTTTAAGTCATGCAAAATCATTACAATAGTCAAATTTTCTTCTTGATTTAATCGTTTCACTAATTCTAAAATTTCTAGTTGAAAATACATGTCTAGAAATGTCGTGGGCTCGTCCAACAGCAAAATAGGTGTATCCTGAACTAATGCTGTTGCTATAAAAACACGTTGCCGCTCTCCTCCAGAAAGACTATCAACAAATTTCTCTGCTTTTTCAGTTAGCTCCGTTTGCATCAAAGCCCGCTCAACAGCTAGATCATCCTCCTTCGTCCGAGTCATTCGCCAATTTTTATAAGGTAGACGTCCAAAGTAAAGCAATTCCTTCACCATTAGTTCATTCGGAAGAACGTTACTTTGATGAACAATCGCCACATTTTGCGC of Listeria monocytogenes contains these proteins:
- a CDS encoding siphovirus Gp157 family protein; translation: MKLYELTDNYLKVQEFLEENNTDAVKDTLDALTDSFHDKSENIVKIIKSLAADAEMAGIEAKRLLKRKQALENNVQNLKNYLQTEMERMEIRKINSTLFTIQIQKNPPSVEIVEEALLKPFFLLQEPKIDKKRIAEILKSGEEVKGARLVESESIRIR
- the srtB gene encoding class B sortase — protein: MKIKSFLGKSLTLVVLGVFLFSGWKIGMELYENKHNQTILDDAKAVYTKDAATTNVNGEVRDELRDLQKLNKDMVGWLTITDTEIDYPILQSKDNDYYLHHNYKNEKARAGSIFKDYRNTNEFLDKNTIIYGHNMKDGSMFADLRKYLDKDFLVAHPTFSYESGLTNYEVEIFAVYETTTDFYYIETEFPETTDFEDYLQKVKQQSVYKSNVKVSGKDRIITLSTCDTEKDYEKGRMVIQGKLVTK
- a CDS encoding ABC transporter ATP-binding protein, which encodes MEVRDVNFSYNGTDAILKNVSFTIQKNKINTIVGPNGSGKSTLLEILARLLSPNSGDVLLEGKSIFEWKAKEFAQNVAIVHQSNVLPNELMVKELLYFGRLPYKNWRMTRTKEDDLAVERALMQTELTEKAEKFVDSLSGGERQRVFIATALVQDTPILLLDEPTTFLDMYFQLEILELVKRLNQEENLTIVMILHDLNQALMYSDHLIVMKNGEVVAKGEPEELLTTDLIAETYGVVADVLNDANNGKYIVPQRRKEF